In Streptomyces sp. ML-6, the genomic stretch AATGCTCCTTTTTTCAAGGCAGGTGCTGCTACCTGAGCCTACCTAGCTCCTGTATGTTTGAGGCACAGCAGGCCTGCGCTAACCTTTGATGCCAAGGCCAGCCCTGGTAGTCCAGCGGAAGAGACACGGTGCTCAAACCACCGACAGCGTGGGTTCGAATCCCACCCAGGGCACTTCCCTTCTTTTCCAAGGCTTGACGCCGCTTAACGATCTTCACTCCTGCCAGTGAACGCTCCTTCGAATCCGGCACGGACCAGCGAAGGTCGCACAAGAATCCGTCGCATGGAACAGCACAACCCGTCGACTCGCGACGAAGCGCTCGCTCTCTTACGCAGCGGGGCCACCAATCGAGCGGTCGCCGAGCTCCTTGGCGTCCCCCGTGGAACAATCGGCTGGTGGCTGCACGAGGATCGCAAGCGACGCGGCGTGCAGTACGAGCAGCCCACCGACTGCCCTGTCTGCACCGGGCGAGAATTCGATCATGTCGCATACGCGTATCTGCTGGGTCTCTACCTCGGCGACGGGCACATCATCTCCAAGCCCAAACAGCACCACCTGTCAGTCTTCTGCGGCGACGTGTGGCCCGGTCTGATCGACGAAGCCGAATCGGCGATGCGTCGAGTGCTGCCCGCACCGCGCACGAGCCGCCGCCACCGGAACGGTTGCGTCGAGGTCAAGTCCTACACGAAGCACTGGCCGTGTCTCTTCCCCCAGCACGGGCCCGGCAAGAAGCACGAGCGCCCCATCATTCTGGCCTCCTGGCAACAGGAGATCGTCGATGCCCACCCATGGGACTTCATCCGTGGCCTCATCCACTCCGACGGCTGCCGGAACATGAACTGGACGACCCGGGTGATCAACGGGGTGCGCAAGCGCTACGAGTACCCGCGCTACTACTTCACCAACGTCTCGGACGACATCCGGCAGCTCTACACCGACACCCTCGACAAGCTCGGTGTCGAGTGGACGCACTGCACCCGGGCGGGCAAGGCATACAACATCTCCGTAGCCCGACGGGCGTCCGTCGCGTTGATGGACGCCCACGTCGGGCCGAAGTACTGACGACCGCCTACTTCGGGCTGTCGTCCTCGCCGATGCGGTGCACCCGCACCAGGTTCGTCGAGCCCGGGACGCCCGGCGGGGAGCCGGCCGTGATGACCACGACGTCGCCCTTCTCGCAGCGGCCGATCCTCAGCAGCTCCTCGTCGACCTGGGCCACCATCGCGTCCGTCGAGTCCACCTGCGGGCCGAGGAAGGTCTCGACGCCCCACGTCAGGTTCAGCTGGGAGCGGGTGGCGGGGTCCGGGGTGAAGGCCAGGAGCGGGATGGGCGAGCGGTAGCGGGAGAGGCGTCGGACGGTGTCGCCGCTCTGGGTGAAGGCGACCAGGAACTTCGCGCCCAGGAAGTCGCCCATCTCGGCCGCCGCGCGGGCGACGGCGCCGCCCTGGGTGCGGGGCTTGTTGTGCTCGGTCAGGGGCGGGAGGCCCTTGGCGAGGAGGTCCTCCTCGGCAGCTTCCACGATGCGGGCCATCGTGCGTACCGTCTCGACGGCGTACTTGCCGACGCTGGTCTCGCCGGAGAGCATCACCGCGTCGGTGCCGTCGATGACCGCGTTGGCGACGTCGGAGGCCTCGGCGCGGGTGGGGCGGGAGTTGTCGATCATCGAGTCGAGCATCTGAGTGGCGACGATGACCGGCTTGGCGTTGCGCCTGGCGAGTTTGATGGCGCGTTTCTGGACGATGGGTACTTGTTCCAGGGGCATTTCGACGCCGAGGTCGCCGCGGGCGACCATGATGCCGTCGAAGGCGGCGACGATGCCGTCGATGTTCTCGACGGCCTGGGGTTTTTCGATCTTGGCGATGACGGGGAGGCGGCGGCCCTCCTCGTCCATGATGCGGTGGACGTCCTCGATGTCGCGTCCGCTGCGGACGAAGGAGAGGGCGATGATGTCGGCGCCGGTGCGCAGGGCCCAGCGGAGGTCTTCGACGTCCTTTTCGGAGAGGGCGGGGACGGAGACGGCGACGCCGGGGAGGTTGAGTCCTTTGTGGTCGGAGACCATGCCGCCCTCGATGACGGTGGTGTGGACGCGGGGGCCGTCCACTTCGGTGACTTCGAGGGTGACCCGGCCGTCGTCGACGAGGATGCGTTCGCCGGGGGTGACGTCGACGGCGAGGCCGTCGTAGGTGGTGCCGCAGCCATGGCGGTCGCCTTCGGTGGGTTCGACGGTGATGGTGAAGGTGTCGCCGCGTTCGAGGAGTACGGGGCCTTCGTGGAAGCGGCCGAGGCGGATCTTCGGGCCTTGGAGGTCGGCGAGGATTCCGACGCTTCGTCCTGCTTCGTCGGCGGCTTTGCGTACGTGGTGGTATCGCTCTTCGTGTTCGGCGTAGGTGCCGTGGCTGAGGTTGAGGCGGGCGATGTCCATTCCGGCGTGGACCAGTGCTTTGAGCTGGTCGTAGGTGTCGGTGGCGGGGCCCAGGGTACAAACGATTTTTGCTCGGCGCATGCTTCGACCCTAAGCCTTACCTACGGGTAGTTATTTCGCTCGCCGTGTCC encodes the following:
- a CDS encoding helix-turn-helix domain-containing protein — protein: MEQHNPSTRDEALALLRSGATNRAVAELLGVPRGTIGWWLHEDRKRRGVQYEQPTDCPVCTGREFDHVAYAYLLGLYLGDGHIISKPKQHHLSVFCGDVWPGLIDEAESAMRRVLPAPRTSRRHRNGCVEVKSYTKHWPCLFPQHGPGKKHERPIILASWQQEIVDAHPWDFIRGLIHSDGCRNMNWTTRVINGVRKRYEYPRYYFTNVSDDIRQLYTDTLDKLGVEWTHCTRAGKAYNISVARRASVALMDAHVGPKY
- the pyk gene encoding pyruvate kinase — protein: MRRAKIVCTLGPATDTYDQLKALVHAGMDIARLNLSHGTYAEHEERYHHVRKAADEAGRSVGILADLQGPKIRLGRFHEGPVLLERGDTFTITVEPTEGDRHGCGTTYDGLAVDVTPGERILVDDGRVTLEVTEVDGPRVHTTVIEGGMVSDHKGLNLPGVAVSVPALSEKDVEDLRWALRTGADIIALSFVRSGRDIEDVHRIMDEEGRRLPVIAKIEKPQAVENIDGIVAAFDGIMVARGDLGVEMPLEQVPIVQKRAIKLARRNAKPVIVATQMLDSMIDNSRPTRAEASDVANAVIDGTDAVMLSGETSVGKYAVETVRTMARIVEAAEEDLLAKGLPPLTEHNKPRTQGGAVARAAAEMGDFLGAKFLVAFTQSGDTVRRLSRYRSPIPLLAFTPDPATRSQLNLTWGVETFLGPQVDSTDAMVAQVDEELLRIGRCEKGDVVVITAGSPPGVPGSTNLVRVHRIGEDDSPK